Within Actinoplanes sp. L3-i22, the genomic segment GTCGAGTGCAGCGCGGACAGCGGCAGCGGCAGCACGCCCTTGATCTGCGCGGCGTCGATCGCCACCGCGCCGGCGCCGTGGCCCAGGCCGAGCAGTTTCTCCGAGATCATGCCGCCGAACGAGTGACCGATCAGGATCGGCGCCTCGTCCAGACCCTCGATGATCCGCGCGTAGTGCTGGGTGACATCGTCGATGCCGTGGTCGGCGATCGAGTCCGGATCGGTCCGGGCCGCGGCGACCGTGTCCGGCGTGCCCGGCCACTCGGGGGCGAGCGTGCGGTAGCCCGCCGCCTCGAAGAACTCCTGCCAGGGGGTCCAGGAGGTGGAGTGCAGCCAGAGCCCGTGAATGAAGACAACTGTGGACATCGACGTTCCCTTCGCTTGGTGACAGCCTCATCCTGCCGGTCCGGGCACCCGCCGCGCTTCCGTCCTTCGACTGTGGAGCGATTAGTTCTTTGGTAGGAAGCGGCGGGCTCCCGCGGCCCTCTAACGTTCCGGGCACAACGACGGCGAGCGAGGAGCAGACATGGAACTCCATCTGACCGGGCGGAACATCGTGGTGACCGGCGCCGGCCTCGGCCCGGCCGTCACCCAGGCGTTCGTGGCCGAGGGCGGCCGGCAACGTCACCAGCGGCGAGTTCGGGATCGACGGGGAATGATCACGACAGGGCGCGGAAGGAGCGGTAGTCTTCGGTTCGCCGTGGCACTACCGGAGGAGGTGAGACCCATGACCGATGTTTCGAGGTGGGTGCTCCCTCGCTCCGTCACGGCCGGCGTCTGAAGCCGGGGGAGCGCCTCGACAAAGGCAACCCCCGAAAGGCAAAACCATGGATTCTGTACGTTTCCTCGCCGACTCCTCGTCGGACGGGGTCCGCGAGCGTGACTTCATCGTCGGCGAGATCCCCGGCGTTCTCTGGTCACCGGCCGTCGCCGGCGGTCCCACCCCGCTGGTCCTGATGGGTCACGGTGGCGGGCAGCACAAGAAGACGCCGGCCCAGGTGGCCCGGGCCCGGGACAACGTGGTCAAGTGGGGCTTCAGCGTGGTCGCGATCGACGCGCCGGGGCACGGCGATCGCCCGCGCCGGGCCGTGGACGATCAGGCCCGCGCCGAGCTGCGGCAGGCGATGACGGACGGGGACTCCGCCGGTGTCGCGTCGGTGAGCGCCCGCTACGGGGCGACGCTGGCGGAGCAGGCCGTACCCGAATGGCAATTGATCTTGAAGGTTTTTCAGGATCTTCCGGAGATCGGGCCGGAGGCGCCGATCGGGTACGGCGGTGGGATCACGCTCGGCACCGGGATCGGGATTCCGCTGGTCGCGGCCGAGCCCCGGATCCGGGCGGCGATCTTCGGTGGCGGGTTCGTGGTCGGTGAGTCGCTGATCGAGGCGGCGCGCAGGATCACCGTGCCGGTGCAGTTCCTGCTGCCGTGGGACGACCAGCACGTGGACCGGCAGTCGGCGCTGGACCTGTTCGACGCGTTCGGCTCGGCGGAGAAGACGCTGCACGCCAACCCGGGCGATCACCGCAACATCCGGTGGTACGGCCTCGACGAGGCGTTCCTGTCCCGGCACCTGTAATCGGGACGTCGCCGCTGAGCGGGCCGACCTGGGCTGAGCGGGCGGGCCGCGCCTGGATGGGCGGCCTGGGCTGGGCGGACGGGCCGGGCCCATCGGGCGGGCTGCGGCTCAGCGTGCGCGTCGGGCTGGGCTCAGCGGGCGGGCGGGCTGCGGCTCGGTGGGCGCGTCGGGCTGGGCTGAGCGGGCGGCCGGGCCGCGGCTCGGCGGGCGCGTCGGGCTGGGCTCGGCGGGCGGGCTGCGGCTCGGTGGGCGGATCGGCCTGGGCTGAGTGGGTGGATCGGGAAGGGCGGGGGCGGCGTCCGGCGGGGGCCGGACGCCGACTCCGGTGTCAGGAGGCGTAGGTCTCGAACTCGGCGACCTGCGGCGTACCGGAAGCGCTGGTGATTTTGAAGGTGATCTTTGTTGTTGATGTTGCGGTGAAGGTGATCACGCCGGCGCCGGTGCCGGACTTCAGGACGGTGCCGGTGGCGCCGTTGAGGACCTGGTAGGCGCCGATCACGCCGGAGGTGATCTCGCGGATGTTGATGCGGGAGACCGTGGTGGCCGAGCCCCACTTGATCGAGATGTCGCCGGTGGTGCCGCTCGGTGACCAGTACGTGCTCAGGCTGCCGTCCTTGACGTTGCCGTAGCTCGTGCCGCTCGCCTTGCTGGAGCCGTCCGCTCCCGCGCCGGAGGCCAGGCTCAGGTTGGTGCCGGTCGGCTGCGACGTGGTCGGGGTCGGGCTGCTCGGCGTGCTGGGCGTCGGGCTGCTCGACGTCGTCGGGCTCGGGCTGCTCGTGGTGGTCGCGCACGTCCCGGTCGACGTCTTCAGGCCGGTGTCCGCGCCGGCGGTCGCCTTGACCACGGCCGGCACGCAGGAGGTGCCGTCCAGGGTGTACGAGTACGGGATGCTCACGGTCGTGTTGGAGACCGGGTTCGGGCCGGCCGGGTTGGTGTCCGTGCCCGGCGCCGACCAGGTCACGTTGTCGAACGTGTTCCCGCTGACCTGCCAGTAACCGGGCAGGTCGGTGTAGAACGTGCCGAGCACGTCCTTCGAGTCCTGGAAGTAGTTGTTGTCGACCTTCGCCTTGCCGCCGGCCCGCGGGTTGATCCCGGACTCGTTGAGGCTGTGGTAGTAGTTGTTGTAGATGTGCGCGGTCGCGCCACGCAGCAGCGGCGTGCGGGAGTCGATGTTCTCGTACCAGTTGTGGTGGAACGTGATCGGCCCGTTGGCGAGGTCGCTGTCGCTCGAGCCGACCAGCCCGCCGCGGCCGGAGTTCCGCAGGATGCTGTAGGACAACGTGACGTAATTCGTGTTGTCCTTCATGTCGAACAGGCCGTCGTAACCGGCGTCCTCGCCGCCCGAGGCGATCAGCGTGGCGTGGTCGACCCAGACGTTGTGCACGTCGGTCTCCATGCCGATCGCGTCGCCGCCGTTCGACGTCGGGGAGCCGGACTTCTTCACGTTCTGGACCGTCACGTTCTGGATGATGATGTTGCTGGCGTTCCGGAGGTGGATGCCCAGCTGGTCGAAGACGGCGCCGCCGACGCCGACGATCGTGACGTTCGAGATGTCCTTCAGCTCGATCTTGTCGGCGGCGGTGTTGCAGCTGTCGCCGGAGACCTTCGTCGTGTTGCCGTGGTTGATCGTGCCGGTGACCTCGATGATGATCGGCGTGCTGGCACTGGCCCGGCCGCACAGGGCCTGGTGGATCTGGGTGCCGGTGGTCGCCCGGACGGTCGTCCCGCCGGCGCCGCCGGTGGTGCCGCCGTTCTGGGTGGCGAAGCCGCTGGCCGAGCCGGCGACCGCGGCGGACGCCTGGGGGAGTGGCAGGGCGATGGCGATGGCGCCCGCGGCTACCGCGGTGCCCGCGACGGCGATGAATCGGGTTTTCCTCATGATCGGCGCTCCTTGGGGATGGGGTGCAGGAAAGCGCTTTCCTATGGTTCTCTGCCGAGCATAGGAGGACGTCGATTAACACACAAGAAACTTCGCCGTTTGCATTTTGTTGCAGTTCCCGGCGGCTCTCGACGGCCGACTCCGGCCGCTGTCCAGGGGGTTCCCGGCTACCCGCGCTCCGGCCGGCCCCCGCGGGCCCCGGCGGCCTGCGGAGAGCGGCACCCCGCAGGTTCCCCGCGCCGGCCGCCGGTCGTCCTCGCCGGCCGGAGAATAGGGGCATGAGCTCCTACTTCAAGGTCGTCCCGGAGGTGTCGGCACCGTCCGCGGCGGCCTCCCCGGACAAGTTCGACGGCGGCGTCTGGCAGGCCGACATCCTCGCCCGGCAACGGCCCGACGGCCTGCGCGGCAACCGCTTCTCGTACGCGCCGGGCGGCCGCTCCCACTGGCACGTCCACACCGGTGAGCAGGCGCTGGTCGTGGTCTCCGGCCGCGGACTGATCCAATGGGAGGGCCTGGCGGAGCCGATCGTCCTCGGCCCGGGCGACTGGGTGCACGTCGAGCCCGGCGTCCCGCACTGGCACGGCGCCACCGACGACAGCACGTTCGTCCACCTCGCGGTCACCGCCACCGGCGAGACCGAGTGGGGCGACCCGGTCACCTGACAACCCGAGGTCCGCTCCGGCCGCACGCGACGCAGATCCGGCCGGCACGCGACGCGAGGTCCGCTCCGGCCGGCACGCGACGCAGATCCGGCCGGCACGCGACGCGAGGGCCGGTCCGGCCGGCACGCGGCGCGAGGTCCGCTTCGGGCAGGCTTCACCCATTTCCCGGTACGGCGGTAGCCGCCGCCCCGCAGCCCGGAGCCCATCCGGCGCTACCGGGAGCGCGGCCGTGCACCGCCGCGGCGGTCGTTGTCCATGCGACGCGCCGGAGGTTCCGCGCTTCGGGCACCGGGACCGGCGAAGCGGCCGAGTTGTCGGCTGGAACGACCGATGGCCGCCCCGGTTCCCCCGGCCGTAACGTCCGGTTTCCACCTTCCACCGAAGATTCGGAGTTCCATGCTCGACAAGATCGCGCGAGGTCTGCTGGTCGGCGCGCTCGCGTTCGCGGGCGCCACGGCCGTCACCGTCACCCCGGCCCAGGCGGCGGCGAAGACGTACAAGAACTGCACCGCCCTGAACAAGGTGTACAAGCACGGCGTGGGCAAGAAGGGCGCCAAGGACAAGGTTCGGGGCACCACGAAGAAGGTCACCAACTTCAAGGTGTCGAACGCGCTCTACCAGGCGAACAAGAAGTCCGACCGGGACAAGGACGGCATCGCCTGCGAGAAGCGCTGACCTCGCGCACGCCGGGGCGCCCGACCCACCCGGGCCGGGCGCCGCAGCCGGAGCGGGCGCCAATCCCGCGTCCGTGGCCGGGACCGCAGGCTGGAGCGGGCGCCGACCCGCGTCCGAGGCCGGGAGCGGGGGGCTGGAGTGGGTGCCGACCCGCGCCCGAGGACCGGGGGCGGTGGCCACCGCCGTACGGCGAAAAAGGCCGCCGGAACCACCGGCGGCCTTTCGCGTGCAGGAAAAGCGTGCAGGAAAAGCGTGCAGGAAAAGCGTGTTGGAAAGCGTGCCGAAAATCCCGCAGGAAAGCGCGAGAAAAGGCGGAAATCAGCGCTTGCCGCGTTTGGCGGCGGTTTTCTCGTCGTGCACGCCGGCCGTCGACAGCACCCCCTGAGCGTTCTCCAGGTGGGCCCGGACGAACCAGTGATACTGCTCCAGCTTGCCCGCCTGGCCGATCAGCAGATCCTGCGTCACCGGATCCGGCTCGTCGGTCTTCTCGATCGCCGCCCGGTGCGACTCGATCACGCCGCTGTAGACGATGTCCAGCGCGGCCAGGTGCGAGTTCGTGTCGGCCCGGCCGATCGAGTAGTCGTCCCAGGTGCGATGGGCGACCAGTGCGCCCGGCGTGCCGACCGGGGATCCGCCCAGCGTGGCGATCCGCTCGGCGATCGCGTCCACCATTTCGCGGACCGAGTCGACCTGCGGGTCGAGCATCTGGTGCACGGCGATGAAATGTGGGCCGACCACATTCCAGTGCACGTGTTTGAGCGTCAGCGCGAGATCGTTGAGCGCGTTGAGCCGCTCCTGCAGCACCGCGATGACCTCACCCGCGACGTCGGGCTTGACCCCGGGCACCGTGTAGCTCGGGCTCGTGGCGGTGGTGGCTGTCGCTCGCTTGCGCGGTGGCATTTCTCATCACTCCTTCACCGATGGACTCGGTTTCTCGCAATTCCCGGGTTCGGCGTGCGCAAACCCGACCGGGCACACTGCCGGGCCGGAATGGCGGCACGATTCTGGCGCGCTATCCGGCGGCCGCGGTCTGTGCCCGCCTCGCCGACGAGGGCGCCTGGCCTCTTCGTGGTGGCGGGCCTGTTCACCACCCGGGACCGGGAGGCCCCGCCGGAGCCGCGCACTCAG encodes:
- a CDS encoding excalibur calcium-binding domain-containing protein, with protein sequence MLDKIARGLLVGALAFAGATAVTVTPAQAAAKTYKNCTALNKVYKHGVGKKGAKDKVRGTTKKVTNFKVSNALYQANKKSDRDKDGIACEKR
- a CDS encoding polysaccharide lyase family 1 protein, coding for MRKTRFIAVAGTAVAAGAIAIALPLPQASAAVAGSASGFATQNGGTTGGAGGTTVRATTGTQIHQALCGRASASTPIIIEVTGTINHGNTTKVSGDSCNTAADKIELKDISNVTIVGVGGAVFDQLGIHLRNASNIIIQNVTVQNVKKSGSPTSNGGDAIGMETDVHNVWVDHATLIASGGEDAGYDGLFDMKDNTNYVTLSYSILRNSGRGGLVGSSDSDLANGPITFHHNWYENIDSRTPLLRGATAHIYNNYYHSLNESGINPRAGGKAKVDNNYFQDSKDVLGTFYTDLPGYWQVSGNTFDNVTWSAPGTDTNPAGPNPVSNTTVSIPYSYTLDGTSCVPAVVKATAGADTGLKTSTGTCATTTSSPSPTTSSSPTPSTPSSPTPTTSQPTGTNLSLASGAGADGSSKASGTSYGNVKDGSLSTYWSPSGTTGDISIKWGSATTVSRINIREITSGVIGAYQVLNGATGTVLKSGTGAGVITFTATSTTKITFKITSASGTPQVAEFETYAS
- a CDS encoding Dps family protein, with the translated sequence MPPRKRATATTATSPSYTVPGVKPDVAGEVIAVLQERLNALNDLALTLKHVHWNVVGPHFIAVHQMLDPQVDSVREMVDAIAERIATLGGSPVGTPGALVAHRTWDDYSIGRADTNSHLAALDIVYSGVIESHRAAIEKTDEPDPVTQDLLIGQAGKLEQYHWFVRAHLENAQGVLSTAGVHDEKTAAKRGKR
- a CDS encoding cupin domain-containing protein: MSSYFKVVPEVSAPSAAASPDKFDGGVWQADILARQRPDGLRGNRFSYAPGGRSHWHVHTGEQALVVVSGRGLIQWEGLAEPIVLGPGDWVHVEPGVPHWHGATDDSTFVHLAVTATGETEWGDPVT
- a CDS encoding lysophospholipase, whose translation is MDSVRFLADSSSDGVRERDFIVGEIPGVLWSPAVAGGPTPLVLMGHGGGQHKKTPAQVARARDNVVKWGFSVVAIDAPGHGDRPRRAVDDQARAELRQAMTDGDSAGVASVSARYGATLAEQAVPEWQLILKVFQDLPEIGPEAPIGYGGGITLGTGIGIPLVAAEPRIRAAIFGGGFVVGESLIEAARRITVPVQFLLPWDDQHVDRQSALDLFDAFGSAEKTLHANPGDHRNIRWYGLDEAFLSRHL